The window AGGTAAGCCCGTACCAGATAGCCCCAGCTTTGTAAAAGTATTTAAACGACTGGGCGTAAACATTGTGCACCTGGCCGAGTTTCACTATACTGCTCACCCTAAAGGTCCCGACGAACAACGTTTACGGGAGTTGAAAACGCTGTTTGAGCAATGCGCCCGCTTATCCTCATCAAATTTTTTGTTGTTGCCCGGCGAAGAGCCGAATGAGTTTTTTGGAGGCCACTGGCTTGAGTTTTTCCCAAAACCGGTTTACTGGATTATGGACAGGAAGCAGGGTACGCCATTTGAAACTACTGATGCCGAACATGGCAAGGTTTACCACATTGGTGATAAAAACGATATGATGAAGCTGCTGCAAGTAGAAAATGGACTGGCCTGGACCGCCCATGCCCGTACCAAAGGATCAACAGGGTTTCCGGATGCCTATAAAAAGGAAGATTTTTTCCTGTCGGACAGGTTTTTAGGTGCCGCCTGGAAGGCCATGCCGGCCGATCTGTCGCAACCCAGGTTAGGGAAGCGGGTGCTGGATTTGATGGACGATATGAATAACTGGGGCCTGCATAAAAAAGTACTCTCGGAAGCCGACTTGTTTAGCATTGAACCGGAAAACGAGATGTATGCCCACATGAACATTAATTACCTGAAACTGGATAAACAACCGGAATATAAACAGGGCTGGCAGCCGGTTTTGGATGTGTTGCAGCAGGGTAAGTTTTTCTCCGCCACCGGCGAAGTTTTGATTGAAGATTTTAAAATAAATGGCCGGTCGTCTGGCCAAACCGCTGCCTTACCCGCCAACGGTCAATGCCACATCTCGTTTAAAACCAGCTGGACATTCCCGCTTAATTTTGCCGAAATTATATCTGGTGATGGTAAGCAGGTTTATCGCAAACACGTTAACCTTGATGCAACCAAAGCATTTGGCAACCAGATATTCAGCGTAACAGAAAATCTTAAAGGCCGTAAATGGGCACGTTTAGAAATATGGGACGCTGCCGCCGATGGTGCTTTTACGCAAACCATTTGGCTTAAATAAAGCACCTGGTACTTTTTTAATGCTGATACTTTAAGTTTCGCCAAATCAGCTTAACTTGTACGCCAATCAGCAAATGAACAAGCAATTAAAAATCACAAATGGCCGCATCATCACGCCCCAGTGCATCATTAACGGCACTATACTCATCAGCCAAACAAAAATAACGGCTATATCCCAACGCGATATCGACGCACCTGACGCCCTAGTAATTGATGCTCATGGCAATTATGTTTCGCCGGGATTTATTGATATTCATGTGCATGGCGGCGGTGGCCACGATTTTATGGACGGCAACGAGGAAGCTTTCCTGGAAATAGCCCGTACGCATGCCCGTTATGGCACCACAGCCATGGTGCCAACAACATTGACTGCCGAGAAGGCCGATCTGCTCAAAACGCTGGATCTGTATGCCAGTGCCGATGTTAAAAATACCATGGGGGCACAATTTTTAGGTATGCACCTGGAAGGGCCATACTTTGCCATGAACCAACGTGGCGCGCAAGACCCGCGCTATATTCGCAATCCCGATGAGGAGGAGTATAAAGAGATTATTGCTTACTCCAAAGCAATCAAACGCTGGAGCGCCGCGCCGGAATTGCCGGGTGCAATTAAGTTTGCCAAATACCTGCAGGCCAATGGTATTATGCCGGCTTTGGCCCATACCGATGCTATTTACGAGGAAGTTGCCGTAGCTTTTGAAAACGGTTACACGCTTGCAACACATTTATATTCTGGTATGTCGGGGGTATCCAGGCGCAATGCCTACCGTTACGCCGGGGTTATTGAAGCAGCTTTTTTGATTGATGCGATGGATGTAGAGGTTATTGCCGATGGTATTCATTTGCCAGCGCCCTTATTAAAACTGGTTTACAAAATTAAAGGCCCGGACAGGGTAGCGCTCATTACCGATGCCATGCGTGCGGCAGGTATGCCCGAGGGGGATAGCGTACTGGGCAATAAGGATACCGGTTTAAAAGTGATTGTAGAAGACGGCGTTGCCAAACTGCCCGACCGCAGTTCATTTGCCGGCAGTGTGGCCACCTGCGACAGGCTGGTACGTACGATGATGGAAATGGCCGATGTGCCGCTGCATGAAGCCATAAAAATGATGACTAAGAACCCTGCGACAATTATGGGAGTAGATGACCGTAAAGGCACTTTGGTTGAGGGCCTTGATGCAGACATCGCCATTTTTGACGAGCAGATAAATATCCAGGCAACCATCGTGAATGGGAAGCTGGTGTTTGGTGGGTAGTTTTTTGAGTTGTGAGTTGTGAGTGAGATTATGTTAAATGTAACGATCCGGCAATCTGATGCAATACAGGTTGAGATAAATTTGCGATAGGGATGGGCGTGGATACCGGTCTGGGTGTAAGGCCATTACGGCTTATGAACAGACAGCCCAGGCCGCAGGCATTGCCCAACTTAGGGAGTGAATTTCAATCTAAGTCGTAATCTTGATTTTGATTCGATCCGCCCGATCACAAAAAATCAATAATTCACTAATTCAACAATTCCATAATTGAAGATTCCCTTATTACCAGCGTTGAGGGTAAAACTATTTCCTTATTGTTTTCAACCGCTTTGCCGGCCAAATGGTCAAATAATAATTGCGCGGCTTTTTTGCCCATATCAAAGGCCGGCTGCAAAATGGTTGTGAGCGGCGGGTTTAGGATGGGGGCGGTTATCTGGTTGGTAAAGCAAACTACTTTAACATCCCGGGGGATATTTAGCTTCAGTTCATTGCAGGCCAGGTAAGTTGATGTTGCCAGGTGCTCAACCGTTGCAATAATACCGTCGGGCTTTTGAAGCCTGAGGTGTTCTTTTATTACTTCAACATTTTCGTTATTATACTTATTTGAACAGGTAACAACGCCCGATTCCTTCGGCTGGACGCCTCGTTCGGCCAGCGCTTGTTTATAGCCTTGTTCTCTGGCCGATAGGATGGAGGGGTAACCTTTGATTGTAACGAGCGAGATGTTTTTACAACTGGCATCCAGCAAATGATTGGTGGCAACGTACGCGCTGTTGAGGTCGTCGGTTGTTATTTTCACCGAATTGAGATCATTAAAAACCCGGTCGAAAAATACGACAGGAACACCAGCCTGTTGCAGGGTTTTAATATGGCTGGTATCTTCGGTATTACTGGCTACCGACATAATTACCCCATCAACCCGGCCGCTGGCAAGTTCGCCAAACATATAGGCTTCACGCTCATAACTGTCATGGGTTAGGTAAATCAGCGTATGGTATTTTTTTATGGCTACTATGCTTTCAATACCGTTGATGGCCTGGCTAAAAAAGCTATCGGCAATTTCAGGAATAATAATTGCGATGGTGTTGCTGGCTTTTTTACGGAGACTGCTCGCATAGGGGTTGGGTACGTAATTGAGTTTGCGGGCGGCTTCAATTACTTTCAGCTTTGTTTCGGGACCGATGTCATGGCTATCTCTAAGGGCTTTTGATACCGTGGCAATAGATACATTGAGCACTTTGGCCAGTGTTTTCATATCTATTTTATCGCTTTTGGGTGTATCGGCCATAACGGTTAAATGTAATTTATCTGATATAATAAGGGCGCTAATTTAGTTAAACGTTTAAGCAAATAAATAATATGATTTTGCTAAATGTATAGTAGTAATTAAGCATGTTTGGATTTTATAGCCGTAAGGAACTGTTTGCCAATTGCATTTCCTTTAATAAAATTATAAACTTATGAGCAAGTTAAAAGAAACACCCTTTCGGGATGTATTAGTGGCTGTTATGGTATTAATAGTTTACAACAGCTGTATCATTGACATTTGATAATGTTAAACCATTGCCAGTCCATTTTATTTTATAGATTTGAGAATTGAACCGGGTATAACCTAATTCCCATTGCAAAAACAAACATGCTGAAGCAC is drawn from Mucilaginibacter ginsenosidivorax and contains these coding sequences:
- the nagA gene encoding N-acetylglucosamine-6-phosphate deacetylase, producing the protein MNKQLKITNGRIITPQCIINGTILISQTKITAISQRDIDAPDALVIDAHGNYVSPGFIDIHVHGGGGHDFMDGNEEAFLEIARTHARYGTTAMVPTTLTAEKADLLKTLDLYASADVKNTMGAQFLGMHLEGPYFAMNQRGAQDPRYIRNPDEEEYKEIIAYSKAIKRWSAAPELPGAIKFAKYLQANGIMPALAHTDAIYEEVAVAFENGYTLATHLYSGMSGVSRRNAYRYAGVIEAAFLIDAMDVEVIADGIHLPAPLLKLVYKIKGPDRVALITDAMRAAGMPEGDSVLGNKDTGLKVIVEDGVAKLPDRSSFAGSVATCDRLVRTMMEMADVPLHEAIKMMTKNPATIMGVDDRKGTLVEGLDADIAIFDEQINIQATIVNGKLVFGG
- a CDS encoding LacI family DNA-binding transcriptional regulator, producing MADTPKSDKIDMKTLAKVLNVSIATVSKALRDSHDIGPETKLKVIEAARKLNYVPNPYASSLRKKASNTIAIIIPEIADSFFSQAINGIESIVAIKKYHTLIYLTHDSYEREAYMFGELASGRVDGVIMSVASNTEDTSHIKTLQQAGVPVVFFDRVFNDLNSVKITTDDLNSAYVATNHLLDASCKNISLVTIKGYPSILSAREQGYKQALAERGVQPKESGVVTCSNKYNNENVEVIKEHLRLQKPDGIIATVEHLATSTYLACNELKLNIPRDVKVVCFTNQITAPILNPPLTTILQPAFDMGKKAAQLLFDHLAGKAVENNKEIVLPSTLVIRESSIMELLN